One Hydrogenophaga crassostreae genomic region harbors:
- a CDS encoding DsrE family protein: MNTAHLLRSSLLAIFITAFAGCAMHGPDGQHARHHSPRPALVLQVSDNDPGKWNLTLNNARNAQSELGADKVDIEIVVYGPGIHMLKADSVTSNRVAEAVKAGVKVVACQNTMEVLKLTKADMQASVSYVPAGVVELMKLQTAGWSYVRP, translated from the coding sequence ATGAACACAGCCCACTTATTGCGCTCCAGCCTGCTGGCCATCTTCATCACGGCATTTGCAGGTTGCGCCATGCACGGCCCGGACGGACAACACGCCCGCCACCACAGCCCGCGACCCGCCCTGGTGCTCCAGGTCAGCGACAACGATCCAGGCAAATGGAACCTGACGCTGAACAACGCCCGGAATGCCCAGTCCGAGTTGGGTGCCGACAAGGTTGATATCGAAATCGTCGTCTATGGCCCCGGGATCCACATGCTCAAGGCCGACAGCGTGACCAGCAACCGCGTCGCTGAGGCCGTAAAGGCCGGCGTCAAGGTAGTCGCATGCCAAAACACCATGGAGGTCCTCAAGCTCACCAAAGCCGATATGCAAGCCAGTGTCAGTTACGTGCCAGCCGGTGTGGTGGAACTCATGAAGCTGCAAACAGCGGGTTGGAGCTACGTCCGCCCTTGA